ACGCCGCAGACGTTTCACCTGATCAACGCCGAACGTCTCGCCCTGGTACGCCCGGATGCCTACCTGGTGAACGTCGCCCGAGGCCCTGTCGTGGCGGAGCGGGATCTGATCGAAGCCCTCAAGAGTGGCCGATTGGCGGGAGCCGCGCTCGACGTGTTCGAGGTCGAGCCCCTGCCGCTGGACAGCGAGCTGCGGATGCTGCCGAACGTTGTGCTGGGCGCGCACAACGGGTCCAACACCCGCGAGGGCGTGGTCCGGGCGAGCACCGCGGCGGTGGACTTCCTGATCGAGGAGCTGGCACGGTGACCGGTGCGGTCATTGTCACGGGGGCGGCCGGCGGGATCGGCACGGCCTTGTGCGAACGCATGCGCAAAGACGGCTATCACGCGATCGGGATCGACAGAAACGTCGCGCCGGCGGCCGACACCTACCTTCAGGTCGACCTGGGCGAATCCGAGCAGCTCGTGGAGCTCGGCCGGGAGCTGGCCCGGAACTACGAGCTGAAGGCCATCGTGCACAACGGCGCGGTACAACCGATCGCGGGGGCGGGGGAGACGCCCTTCAATGAATGGGCAAATGCTTTGCGGGTCAACGTCCTTGCCGTCGACGCCCTCGTCTCCGGCACCCGCGAAAACCTAGGCGCTCACGATGGTTCGGTCGTCGCGATCAGTAGCGTGCACGGCCGCGCGACAACCGGCGGCATTACCGCGTATGCCACGACGAAGGCGGCGCTGGAGGGTTGGGTCCGCTCCGCGGCGATGGACCTCGGACCGAGCGTGCGGGTCAACGCGATTGCGCCCGGTGCGATCGACACCGCGAAGCTTCGTGAGGGATTCGCGCGGTGGGGGGAGACGGCCGAGGAACGCAAGGAGCTGTTGCGCCAGCGCACCGCACTGCGCCGCATCGGGGAGCCGAGTGATGTCGCCGGCGCGGTGTCGTTTCTGATCGGTGACGACGCGCGTTTCATCACGGGAACGGTCTTGGTCGTCGACGGTGGGGCAACGGCTCGCCTGGGATCGGAATGAGGAGATCGGCAACGCAGTGAATCAATTTCGCGAGCACTCAGCCCGGATGTTGACTCGATCCATCGCGAGCACCCAAGCGTGGCTGAACGACACTCTGACCTCTGCCGGTCGCGCCAATCATGGTTTTATACGACAGTTTCGGGGCGCCCATGCCGGCGAGCGTTGCGTGATTATCGGCAACGGCCCGAGCCTCCGCAAGACCGACATGGGCCTGTTGCGCGGCGAGTACACCTTCGGCCTCAACCGCATCTACCTGATGTTCGACGAACTCGGATTCGAGACCACCTTCCACGTCGTCATCAACCGGCACGTGGTGGAGCAGTGTGCCGATGACTTCAGGAAGATCAAAGCACCCCTCTTTACGACCGCGCCGAACCGCGACTTCCTCGACGGCGCAGCCAATACCGGCTTCCTGAACACGATCGTAGGTTTGTGGCCGTACTTCTCACGTGACGCAAGCCGCGGGGTATGGGAGGGCTACACGGTGACTTATGTGGCGATGCAGCTGGCGTATTACATGGGATTCTCCGAGGTCGTGCTGATCGGCGTCGATCACAGCTTCGCGGTCAGCGGAACCCCGAATCAACTCGTCGAGTCCACAGGACCGGACGCGAGTCATTTCGACCCGCGCTATTTCCCAAAGGGCTTCAAGTGGCAACTGCCTGACCTGGAAAACTCCGAGGTCGCATACCGGTTGGCCCGCAAGGCATTCGAAGCCGACGGGCGGCGGATCGTGGATGCGACCGTCGACGGTGCGCTGACGATATATCCGAAGCTGGCGCTCGCGGAAGCGCTCGGCAAGTGAGCGCGAAGGTGTTGCGTTGACAGTGTCCACACCATTCCGAGACAGGTGAAGAAATGGTTTTGCGATGGCTCGCGCGTCGGGTGTTGCCGCCCTGGGATCTGGACGAGGTGGGGATAGTATTCCACGTCATCGGCGGGACGCCGGGGACGATGCTCGATGTCGGAGCGCACCAGGGTTATTCTGCGGCACCGTTTTTGGTGCGAGGGTGGACTGTGCATGCGTTCGAGCCTGACCCGGCCAATCGGGCCATCCTGTCGAATCGATTCCCCAACATCGCCATCGATCCTCGCGCCGTATCCGAGCAGGACGGCGACGAGGTGCAGCTGTTCACGAGCGACGTATCGACGGGCATCAGCACCCTGTCGCCCTTCCACACCACGCACGAGCCGACCACGACCGTCCGAACCGTGCGCCTCGACACCTACATTCGCGAGCAAAGCGTCGGGCAGGTCGACTTCTTGAAGATCGACACCGAGGGTTTCGACCTGTTCGTCTTGCGCACGTTCCCCTGGGACACTTTTCATCCGAAGGCCGTGGTGTGCGAGTTCGAGGATAATAAGACGACCAGGCTCGGGCACGATGTACACGACATCGCCCGGTTCCTCGAGCGGCAGGGCTACTCAGTTCTGGTTTCCGAGTGGGAGCCCATCACGCAATACGGCGTTCGGCACACATGGCGGCGTTTTGCGCGGTACCCGACCGAGCTTGGCGGCGATAGTTGGGGCAACCTCATTGCCGTCGAACCGTCCCTGCTCGAATCTATCGAGCGCGCAGGCCAATCCGCCGTCAGGCGGATGCGGATCCGCCGGTGGGCGGAGTGAATCGCCTCAACCCGTTTAGGCGTCGGGTCGAGCCGCTGCTGGCGTTGGAGGCTCCGTCCTCAGCTCGGATGCACTGACAGCAGTATCTTCGTCGTCTCCGGAAGCCGGCCTGCGCGCGTAGGAAACGATGATCACCGCACTTGCGATTAGCCACAAGATCGGCGCCCAACCGACAGTCGTGACAACCGTTAGCCTGGTTCCTCCGCTGTGGCCTGGGATAGGTGCAGAGCCCGGTTGGCCCAAGGCGAGTTGAGCGATGCTAAGCGCAGCGGCGAAACTCACCCATAAGCCGACCGCACGGCGGCGACCGTCGCGGATCGCAAGCCAATCGAATACCCCAGCACCTGGCGACCCGTCGGGGTCTCGGACAATAAGCGCTGCGACGGGCAAGACGAAGACTAGGTAGTAGAAGGGAGCCATGGGGGCGAAGAATGCCGCCGTGGCTAGCAGCACAATTCCGGCCATGATGGGCACGATGCGTCGCCCTAGAGCAACCACGGAGGCGACCACAATGACCAAGATGACATACCCGATCAGCGACCGCGGACCAGCGAGGAAGTTGTCTGGTATTTTGCCGCCCGTCTGAAACAACTCAACCGTATCCGGAATCATGAGAAACGCTTTGCCATAAGACACGTTCTGCTGTCCGAGAAGATATTGCTGGAGCGGGCTGTTCTTAGAAAAAATATTATGGATCGACTGTGTGATTGTGTCGGGAAAGTCGCGCGGCCAAAGCAGGTACGCAGCAATACTGGAGATGGCGAAGCCACCGGCCGCGAGGCCGCTCAGTCGCCATTTGCGGGCAGCTAACAACACCACGCCGAGAACGGCGAACTGTGGCTTCACGAGCGCGGCCACGACTACCATAATGGCCACCAGGCCCCACCGCTCGCGACGCAACGCCACCAAAAAAACTAGGGCGATAGGCACAATGAAACCCGTCGAGTTGCCTCGATCAATCACCGCCCACGCCGGAATGGCCAACGCACCCAACGCGAGGAATACCACCACCCGCTCTAGGCCACACGCCCCGCGAGCTGCCCAGATCGCGGGCGAGAGAACTGCGATCGTCAGCGCTAGGAGGTAAGCCAGCAGCCCGAGGATTGGCGCACCCAGCCATGCCGCGGGTAGCCCAAACAGTAGATGCGGCGTCATGGCGGCCGCCGGGTAAATGGACCACATCGGCGGGAAATCGTGAGGCAGGGGAACCTGATGGTCCCACGGGTTGGGCCACCGCCCGACGTCAACGATTATTGCGTAGTCACTGAAGCAGTGCCGGCCGATATTCTCGCCCCAATTGAGCCAGCAGTCTTCCGGCGGGCTGAGGAGGAGAGAGGAAAGCATGTCGACCGAAAAGCACCGGGCGAGAAGGTAACTGAAGCCCATAGAGATCGCCGACACTATCAGTACAGTGCCGAGCACCACCGTGCGTTCGGACTGGGATGTGAACGCCGAAAGCAGGCCCTTGATCTTGGTAACGGGGCTGCGCAGTGTCTCGATCGATCGACTCATCTGCGTTCTCCTCGGTTCTGCAGGAAACGATAGGAGGCGGTGCCTAACTGGTTACTCGTGTTCAAGTCCAAACGGGCATGACAACTCATCCAGAGGACTCGCAACACGCGGTGATGCGAGCGGCCACGCGAATGGATTGAGCTTCGCACGTGCAGGAGCTTACGGTGGTCGAACCGCGTGGGCCAAGGTTTTTGCCGACGAGCGTCAGGTCGACGGCAAAAAGATTGACTGGCGGGGGCGATCCGATCTTGGACTGGATTGGATTCGTTGCCCAGCGGGTTCGATCTCTACGGCTCCCTGGGTCCTTCGCAGCATTCTGCGATGGTCTCTCGGTCGGGCGACTGCAAACGCGTCAACGGGACTGCACGCAGGTGCCTTCCGGCGCCCAACCCGATCTGCAGCCACCCGAACGGTTTTGGCCAGCGCTGTTCGTGAACGTCGACAGGTGATTTGCTATGAGTGTGCACTGGAAGCTTGATCAAGTATTGTTTGTGCCGATGGCGACGGTACTGAGCCTGGCGCTTTCCTTCCGCGAGTCGCGGGCAGCTTCCCCGCGGTGTCGACCTACGATGGTTAGGGGCGGCCAACCATGGTGACTACTGGGGGCGAGTCGCTTTGCGCCGTCGATGTTCGAACGGCACGGCAGCGTCTGCTTAAGATGCACTACGAAAGCGGCGTTGGTCATATCGGCGGGAACCTCTCGGCGCTCGACGCCATGTTGGTCGTATTCCACCACTACCTACGTGATGAAGATCAATTCTTTTTATCCAAGGGTCATTCGGCAGGTGCGCTCTACACGACACTGTGGACCATCGGTAGGTTGGACGACCACGACCTTGAGTCATTCCACAGGGATAACACCCTTCTCGCGGGGCATCCGCCTGCTGCCGGCATTCCTGACATTGCTTTTGCAACAGGCAGTTTGGGGCACGGTGTCTCGCTCGCCGCAGGTACGGCTCTAGCCTTTCGGTTTCAGCGCAAGGGCGCACGAGTCGTTTGTTTGACGTCCGATGGTGAATGGCAGGAAGGGTCGACGTGGGAAGGTCTCATTTTTGCGTCTCACCATAAACTAAATAATTTAACAATCCTCGTCGATCACAATGGACTACAGGGATTCGGGTCGACCACCGAGGTCGCAAGTATGTCGCCATTGTGGCAGCGATTGCAGGGATTCGACGTGGATCTTTACGTCGTGGACGGGCATGATACGAGCGCGATAGGCTGCGCACTATCTTCCCCCAGCGAACGGCTGAAAGTCGTCATCCTTCGCACGGTCAAAGGTCACGGAGTGAGCTTCATGGAGAATGAGATGAAATGGCACTATCTTCCGCTGACGGAGGAGCTCTACCAGCAGGCGATTGACGAGCTCGACAGCCGATGAGGAAACAGCTTTGTGACGCATTAGTCGCCCGGTCGGCTAACCAGAACATGGTATTTCTTACCGGCGACCTGGGTTTTATGGCGCTTGAGCCGTTGCAGGACGCGATGGGTGAGCGGTTCATCAATGCTGGCGTCGCTGAGCAGAACATGATCACTGTTGCCGCAGCACTGGCGGCGCAGAATCTGGAGGTGTGGATTTACAGCATCGCGCCTTTCGCTTATGCGCGGCCGTTCGAGCAGATCCGCAATGACATCTGTTTCCACCATTTACCAGTGAAACTGATCGGCAATGGAGGCGGTTACGGCTACGGGGTGATGGGGCCGACGCATCACGCCATCGACGACTACGGCGCATTGCTGACGCTGCCGGGCATGACTGCGGCAGTTCCTGCGTTCGACGAAGACGTTGAATCCGTCATTACGCTCGCGGGTGGCAGCGATAGCCCGATCTACTTGCGGCTGGGGCGAGGGGAGGCACCGCAAGGATGGCCTGTTCCTCCTTACCAACCGTGGCGGGAACTGACCACAGGCAATGGCCCAACTGTGATTGGGGTCGGACCTATCGCTGGGACGTATATCGGGTGTTTCGACGCGATGCCGGCCGAGCGAAGACCCAACCTATGGGTGGCCGGCGCACTGCCGCTAGAGCGAAATCCTGTCCCGGACGCGTTGCTGACCCAACTGGCGTCGTCAGAACGGCTCATCGTGGTGGAGGAACACGTGCGTCAGGGATCTTTCGCGTCGCAAGTGCTGCTACACCTGGCGGAGCGCGAGTGCCTACCCAAACACTTTGAACACTTTTGTGCCCGGGCCCATACCTTCGGTCGCTACGGCTCGCAAACATTCCTCCGAGCACAATCCGGACTCGATCCCGCTGCGGTGATGTCCGCGCTGGTAAGCGCCTGAGCATGGATTCGCTTGAGTCCAACATCCGTGGCTTGAAGGGACCGATCCTAGTAACCGGTGCCTCGGGATTTATCGGTGCGAATCTGTTCAAGAAGCTGTACAACGTTCGTGACGACGTGTACGCGATTGTGCGTGGCGGTAAGGGGTGGAGGCTGCGCGATATACCGGACGAACAAACCATCGAGGTTGACCTCAATGACTACGTGATGACGAGACACCTAGTCGATAGTTCGGCACCTCAGACGGTGTTCCACTGCGCTGCCTACGGTGCTTACTCATTCGAGGACGACGCCACGCTCATCTATCAGACCAACTTTCAGTCTGCGGTCAACCTGGTCGACCGCTTGGGGTCGCGGCCCCTTGTCGCCTTCATCAGCGCGGGGAGTTCCTCAGAGTATGGAACGAATTGCGCGGCGCCACACGAAGATAGCCTTTGCGAACCCAACAGCCCGTATGCCGTCTCCAAAGTGGCGGTGGCTAACTATCTCCACTACATGGGCAAGCATCAGCAGTTTCCGGCGGTGAACCTCCGCCTTTATTCGGCGTACGGCCCTCTCGAAGACACTTCGCGATTGGTCCCAACGCTGTTGCGTGAGGCGGTGGCGGGGCGGCTGCCGCCGCTGGTCGATCCCCAGACGTCACGCGACTTCGTACATGTTGACGACGTTTGCGAAGCCTTCGTTCTCGCGGCGACACGTATGCATCCCGGGCTGTACGGGGAGAGTCTCAACATCGGCACCGGGATCAAGACAACCATTGGCGACCTGGTGGAGCTGACTCGGGCGACGTTCGGCGTCGAAGCCGAACCAAGTTTCGACACAATGGCGGGTCGAGAATGGGACACGCCGGATTGGTATGCCGAACCTAGCAAGGCCCTTCGAGAGATCGGCTGGCGTGCGCGTACCGATCTGAAGGATGGGTTGGTGTCAATGTCGAAATGGGTTGCCACTCTTACTGATCGGCAGATCGCAGAATCTACAAAGAAAGGTGGCAAAGGGCGCCGGCGCAGCGTATCGGCGGTAATCGCCTGCTACAAAGACGGTCAGGCGATACCGGTGATGCACAAACGACTTGCTGACACGTTCGACCAACTCGACGTGGACTACGAGATTATTTTCGTAAACGACGGCAGCCCGGATGACAGCGCCGACGTGATACGCGAGATCAGTAAGCAAGATCGACACGTCATCGGGATCACTCATTCGCGAAATTATGGTTCGCAGATGGCGTTTCGGAGCGGCATGGAGCTGTCGACAATGGACGGCGTCGTCCTGTTGGATGGTGACCTTCAAGATCCGCCTGAGTTAATCCACGAATTCTATCCGCTGTGGGAGCAAGGCTATGACGTTGTGTACGGCAGACGAGTCAAGCGGGATATGCCGTGGCATCGAGGCTTGGAATACAAGCTATTCTATCGGCTATTTGCGCGCTACAGCTACATAAACATTCCACTCGATGCTGGCGACTTCTCGCTGATGGATCGACGAGTGGTCAGGTGGCTACTTAACTGCCCCGAGCGCGACCTGTTCATGCGCGGGTTGCGCGCCTATGTTGGCTTTAAGCAGACCGGCGTCGACTACGTTCGTCCGGAGCGTATGTTCGGGCGCTCCACCAACAACCTTATGAAGAACATCGACTGGGCGAAGAAGGCGATCTTCTCGTTCAGCAACGCCCCGCTGAACATGCTGACCAACATGGGGATAGCATCACTCGCTGTTTCACTGCTTGCGGCAGTGGTGGTATTTCTCCTCCGGGTGCTCGTGCCTGACATCGCGCCTCGAGGTGTTACCACCCTATTGCTCGTCATGCTCATATTTGGGTCCATGAATCTGTTCGCGATCGGCCTCGTTGGTGAATACGTGTCCAAGATCATGACCGAGGTGAAGGGTCGGCCTCGCCTCATCAGAGCCTCGCTGATCCGCAATGGAGAGCAAACTGAGCTACTACCGGACGGCAAGGCCATGAGGTCCCCTGTGGTGGAGAAGCAACCATGAGTTCGGCGCGATCTTGTCCGGTCTGCGGCGCCGGGTCGCTCGACGCAACTTCGTTCCTAGAAGCCAACATTGACGTCTCGCGCTTGGACGAATTCAGCTACTCGTCGCGAAAGACGCCGGAGTATATGAATCTCGAACTCGTGCAGTGCCGAAGATGCGACCTCGTTTACGCGGACAGCCCGCCCAGCCAAGACGATCTCGCACGTGCCTACCATGTTGCCGACTATGACAGCGCCGAGGAAGCCGACGACGCGGCGTCCGCGTACATACGTGCCATGCAACCGGTGTTGCAAGCCTTGACCAGGCGCGAATCAGTCCTGGAGATCGGCACGGGCACAGGGGTTCTGCTGGAGCACCTGGCGCATCAGGGATTCACAAAGTTGGTCGGCGTTGAACCGTCCGCCTCGGCGATTGCCGCAGCCCCGACATATCGTCAGAATTGGATTCGGGAGGGCGTTTTCGAGGAGCAGAATTTTGCTCCTGAGTCGTTCGACCTAATCTGCTGCTTCATGACGATGGAGCATGTAATCGATCCAAAAGTGATCTCCCTGGCGGCCTTTCGGCTACTTCGACCTGGTGGGGCGTTCGTCACGGTGACGCATGACTATCGCGGCTGGCTGAATCGCATGCTGGGGAGACGCTCTCCGATCATCGATATCGAGCACATGCAGTTGTTCTCGGGCACAAGCATTCAAAGACTCTTCGAGGTAAGTGGTTATCAGAATGTTCGGGTCGAACGGTTCGTCAATCGTTACGCATTCCGCTACTGGTGGCGGTTAGCACCAGCGCCGGGTCCCGTGAAGCGGGCAGTGGCCAAGGTTGCTGAAGCTACCCGTGTTGGCGGCGTCCGAATTAGACTCAACGTGGGCAACAGCATGGCGAGCGGAGTGAAGCCACCTAGCTCGCCCTAGCAAACACGGTGTAGCCGAGGCAATCGTCTCCGCCTTGTCGGCGCAAGCTGCCTTGGCCTATGAATGCGGCGATGAGTAGCACTGGTGAGAACGCCACACCGACCAATCGGCGAACCACGGACGACCCTCCTCCCTGCGGTATAAGGAAGGGGAGCACAAGGGCCATGATCTTGGCGCAAGCAACGGTTAACTCATCGCCCCGCGCAAACACCACCACCTCGGAAAAGCCATTTCGCTCCAGTAGCATCCGCAATGCGGAAGGCGTAAATCGCCAGTAATCATGCGGAATGTAGTGCCAGCGCGCGGCGAAGGGGACAGTGAGGATGAGTCGGCCGTCATCGTGAAGCACACGCCGGGCTTCGGAAAGAAAGGCATCGGGATCAGGAACATGTTCGAGGGTCTCGGTCGCGAGAACAAGGTCGATTGTGCGATCACCGGCAGGCCATTCGTCGCCTGAAAAATAAGCAGTGCCAGGAACCTCATACCCGAACTGCTCACCAGCGTCTGCGATGTCGATGGCGCGATAGGTCGCACGGCGACTTACGAGCGGGCGATAGGGCTGGGCGCCTGCGCCTACATCAAGAATCGTGCCGGTAGCTTGTCCTAATGGGGACTTGAGATCTCGCCAGATGGAGGCGGCCTGTAGGTCTAATGCGCGACGCACTCGAGACATCAACCTGCCCCGCGCACTGCTCAAGTCGGCAAATGAAGGTGGCTGCCAATGTTCGTCGTTGCGGACCGCCTCGTTACGGCGAGCGAGGACAGACATCGTGGCTCTTCCTTACTAGGGACAAACACGGCTAGTCCCGAGTGCCGCCAGCGTTACGGGGCTGGTGCAGCCCTACCGTACCTGGCGTCACTGGCCGACGTGGCGTGGAACCCGAAATGAATGCCGACGTTTTCGACTAATCGCAGCGAGCCGCGGCTTAAGGTTGGTTTGACCAGCTGTCGTTGAGGATGGTTAGTAACCACGACGTTTCGGCCGCTCCTGCGGTTGTGGCTCTGCTTACGGCGTGGATATCCCGTGACAACGCACTCGAAAAAGGCGCTCTCGGATGGTCTACGGTTGGCTGAACGTTGGCGGCGACCTGGACCCAAGTAGGTAGCATCCGGCCTGCCTGATCGGTGCCTTTCGCGGCATCCTTCGGCTGGCGGCCTTTGCATAGCAGATCAACAAAGCTGTCGCTCTGTGTCTGTTGTCCTCTCCAATTACTATGGACGGACAATCGCTAGCCGGTGAAGCGCGGAGGAGTGGGACTAGCGCGATGATCGGACGCGGGACGTGTAGTGATGAGCATGCACCGATAGAGGCGAGAAACCAGTGAAGCGAGCGCTGATAACCGGGATCACCGGACAGGATGGCTCGTACCTCGCCGAACTGCTGTTGAGCAAGGGATACGAGGTCCACGGCCTCATCCGTCGAGCTTCCACCTTCAACACCGCGCGGATCGATCACCTCTACGTCGACCCGCACCAGTCCGACGCGCGGCTGTTCTTGCACTACGGCGACCTCACCGACGGAACCCGCCTGGTGACCCTGCTGACCACCATCGACCCCGACGAGGTGTACAACCTTGCGGCGCAATCGCATGTACGGGTCAGCTTCGACGAACCGGTGCACACCGGCGACACGACCGGCATGGGATCGGTCCGGCTGCTCGAAGCCGTCCGCCTTTCCCGCGTGGACTGCCGCTTCTATCAGGCGTCCTCGTCGGAAATGTTCGGCGCATCGCCACCACCGCAGAACGAGCAGACCCCCTTTTATCCCCGCTCGCCGTACGGCGCGGCCAAGGTCTACTCCTATTGGGCCACCCGCAACTATCGCGAAGCGTACGGATTGTTCGCGGTGAACGGCATCTTGTTCAACCACGAATCGCCAAGGCGCGGCGAGACATTCGTTACTCGAAAGATCACGCGAGCCGTGGCGCGCATCAGAGCCGGCGTCCAGTCGGACATCTACCTGGGCAATCTCGATGCCGTCCGCGACTGGGGATACGCGCCCGAATATGTCGAAGGGATGTGGCGCATGCTGCAGGCCGCCGACCCCGACGACTTCGTGCTGTCGACGGGGCGCGGTTACAGCGTGCGCGACTTCGCCCAAACCTCATTCGAGCATGCCGGACTCGACTGGCAGAAGTACGTGAAGTTCGACGACCGTTATTTGCGTCCCACCGAAGTGGATTCGCTGATCGGCGACGCGACCAAGGCCGCTCAATCTCTCGGGTGGAAGGCTTCCGTACACACCGCCGAACTGGCGCGCATCATGGTGGACGCCGACATTGCCGCATTGGAGTGCGATGGCCGGCCATGGATCGACAAGCCGGCCCTCCCTGGCTGGAGCTGAGCAAAGCATGGATACGCCCGTCGGCATCCTCGATCGCGCGTTGCCGGTATACATCGCCGGGCACCGGGGACTCGTCGGCTCCGCCTTATTGCGCAAGTTCGAGGCCGAGGGATTCACGAATCTCGTTGTGCGGTCCCATGATCAACTCGACCTAACGGATCGGGCCGCGACGTTCGATTTCATCCTCGAGGCCCGGCCGCAGGTGATCGTCGACGCCGCGGCGCGCGTTGGCGGCATTATGGCGAACAACACCTATCCCGCGGACTTCTTGTCCGAAAACCTGCAGATTCAGGTCAACCTGCTGGACGCGGCTGTGGCCGCGCGGGTGCCACGGTTGCTGTTCCTCGGATCTTCTTGCATATACCCGAAATTCGCCCCGCAGCCGATTCAGGAGAGCGCGCTGCTCACTGGCCCGCTGGAGCCGACCAATGACGCGTACGCGATCGCGAAAATCGCGGGCATCCTTCAGGTGCAGGCGGTCCGGCGGCAATACGGCCTGGCCTGGATTTCGGCGATGCCGACGAATCTTTACGGACCGGGTGACAACTTTTCCCCATCGGGTTCACATCTGCTGCCGGCGCTGATCCGGCGCTATGAGGAGGCCAAGGCCGGTGGTGCGCCGGCGGTGACCAACTGGGGGACCGGTACGCCGCAACGCGAGTTGCTGCATGTCGACGATTTGGCCAGCGCGAGCCTGCACCTCCTGGAGCACTTCGACGGCCCCAATCACGTCAACGTGGGGACCGGTGTCGATCACACCATCAGTGAGATCGCCGAAATGGTCGCTACCGCAGTGGGGTACACCGGCGAAACACGCTGGGACCCAACCAAACCGGACGGCACGCCGCGCAAGCTGTTGGACGTCTCGGTGTTACGGGAGGCGGGATGGGCGCCCGAAATCTCGTTACGGGACGGCATTGTGGCAACGGTGGCGTGGTACCGGGCGAACGCCGACGCAGCGAGGCAATGAATCTGCGGGATTAGGCGCTGGATTCGGCCGCACGTCGATAGCCACGCACCGCGATCGGGATGAACACCGCGAGCAGCACGGTCGTCCAGAGCAGCGTCATCGCCAGCGGCCGCAGGAACGAGCCCCCATGGGCCAGCGCCCACATCGCCTCGATGGGTGGAGACATCGGCTGCGCACGGACAAACGGTTGAAGCCAGGCCGGAAACAGCCCGATCGGAGTCGTCCCGGGGTTGAGGAAGGCCAGCGAGACAGTCACGGCGACCAGCCACGTCATCATGGTGCGGCCATTGGTGCGGACGGCCAGCGCCATGACCATCGCCGTGTACCCGGTGACAGCGATCGAGGGGATCAGAATGTAAAACAGTGCCGAGGGCCAGCCGTGGGTAAAGCGCAGCCCCATCGCCACCCCGACCGCTGTGATCAGGATCGTTCCCACGAGCGCCCGCACGGCTTCGGCGGCCAGCCGACCGGTGAGCGCGCTCGCGCGGTGAACCGGCAACACCCACATCCGGCTGAGCAGCCGCC
The DNA window shown above is from Mycobacterium sp. Aquia_216 and carries:
- a CDS encoding SDR family NAD(P)-dependent oxidoreductase, whose product is MTGAVIVTGAAGGIGTALCERMRKDGYHAIGIDRNVAPAADTYLQVDLGESEQLVELGRELARNYELKAIVHNGAVQPIAGAGETPFNEWANALRVNVLAVDALVSGTRENLGAHDGSVVAISSVHGRATTGGITAYATTKAALEGWVRSAAMDLGPSVRVNAIAPGAIDTAKLREGFARWGETAEERKELLRQRTALRRIGEPSDVAGAVSFLIGDDARFITGTVLVVDGGATARLGSE
- a CDS encoding 6-hydroxymethylpterin diphosphokinase MptE-like protein; the protein is MIIGNGPSLRKTDMGLLRGEYTFGLNRIYLMFDELGFETTFHVVINRHVVEQCADDFRKIKAPLFTTAPNRDFLDGAANTGFLNTIVGLWPYFSRDASRGVWEGYTVTYVAMQLAYYMGFSEVVLIGVDHSFAVSGTPNQLVESTGPDASHFDPRYFPKGFKWQLPDLENSEVAYRLARKAFEADGRRIVDATVDGALTIYPKLALAEALGK
- a CDS encoding FkbM family methyltransferase, giving the protein MVLRWLARRVLPPWDLDEVGIVFHVIGGTPGTMLDVGAHQGYSAAPFLVRGWTVHAFEPDPANRAILSNRFPNIAIDPRAVSEQDGDEVQLFTSDVSTGISTLSPFHTTHEPTTTVRTVRLDTYIREQSVGQVDFLKIDTEGFDLFVLRTFPWDTFHPKAVVCEFEDNKTTRLGHDVHDIARFLERQGYSVLVSEWEPITQYGVRHTWRRFARYPTELGGDSWGNLIAVEPSLLESIERAGQSAVRRMRIRRWAE
- a CDS encoding glycosyltransferase family 87 protein, producing the protein MSRSIETLRSPVTKIKGLLSAFTSQSERTVVLGTVLIVSAISMGFSYLLARCFSVDMLSSLLLSPPEDCWLNWGENIGRHCFSDYAIIVDVGRWPNPWDHQVPLPHDFPPMWSIYPAAAMTPHLLFGLPAAWLGAPILGLLAYLLALTIAVLSPAIWAARGACGLERVVVFLALGALAIPAWAVIDRGNSTGFIVPIALVFLVALRRERWGLVAIMVVVAALVKPQFAVLGVVLLAARKWRLSGLAAGGFAISSIAAYLLWPRDFPDTITQSIHNIFSKNSPLQQYLLGQQNVSYGKAFLMIPDTVELFQTGGKIPDNFLAGPRSLIGYVILVIVVASVVALGRRIVPIMAGIVLLATAAFFAPMAPFYYLVFVLPVAALIVRDPDGSPGAGVFDWLAIRDGRRRAVGLWVSFAAALSIAQLALGQPGSAPIPGHSGGTRLTVVTTVGWAPILWLIASAVIIVSYARRPASGDDEDTAVSASELRTEPPTPAAARPDA
- a CDS encoding transketolase; its protein translation is MVTTGGESLCAVDVRTARQRLLKMHYESGVGHIGGNLSALDAMLVVFHHYLRDEDQFFLSKGHSAGALYTTLWTIGRLDDHDLESFHRDNTLLAGHPPAAGIPDIAFATGSLGHGVSLAAGTALAFRFQRKGARVVCLTSDGEWQEGSTWEGLIFASHHKLNNLTILVDHNGLQGFGSTTEVASMSPLWQRLQGFDVDLYVVDGHDTSAIGCALSSPSERLKVVILRTVKGHGVSFMENEMKWHYLPLTEELYQQAIDELDSR
- a CDS encoding NAD-dependent epimerase/dehydratase family protein, with the translated sequence MDSLESNIRGLKGPILVTGASGFIGANLFKKLYNVRDDVYAIVRGGKGWRLRDIPDEQTIEVDLNDYVMTRHLVDSSAPQTVFHCAAYGAYSFEDDATLIYQTNFQSAVNLVDRLGSRPLVAFISAGSSSEYGTNCAAPHEDSLCEPNSPYAVSKVAVANYLHYMGKHQQFPAVNLRLYSAYGPLEDTSRLVPTLLREAVAGRLPPLVDPQTSRDFVHVDDVCEAFVLAATRMHPGLYGESLNIGTGIKTTIGDLVELTRATFGVEAEPSFDTMAGREWDTPDWYAEPSKALREIGWRARTDLKDGLVSMSKWVATLTDRQIAESTKKGGKGRRRSVSAVIACYKDGQAIPVMHKRLADTFDQLDVDYEIIFVNDGSPDDSADVIREISKQDRHVIGITHSRNYGSQMAFRSGMELSTMDGVVLLDGDLQDPPELIHEFYPLWEQGYDVVYGRRVKRDMPWHRGLEYKLFYRLFARYSYINIPLDAGDFSLMDRRVVRWLLNCPERDLFMRGLRAYVGFKQTGVDYVRPERMFGRSTNNLMKNIDWAKKAIFSFSNAPLNMLTNMGIASLAVSLLAAVVVFLLRVLVPDIAPRGVTTLLLVMLIFGSMNLFAIGLVGEYVSKIMTEVKGRPRLIRASLIRNGEQTELLPDGKAMRSPVVEKQP
- a CDS encoding class I SAM-dependent methyltransferase — its product is MSSARSCPVCGAGSLDATSFLEANIDVSRLDEFSYSSRKTPEYMNLELVQCRRCDLVYADSPPSQDDLARAYHVADYDSAEEADDAASAYIRAMQPVLQALTRRESVLEIGTGTGVLLEHLAHQGFTKLVGVEPSASAIAAAPTYRQNWIREGVFEEQNFAPESFDLICCFMTMEHVIDPKVISLAAFRLLRPGGAFVTVTHDYRGWLNRMLGRRSPIIDIEHMQLFSGTSIQRLFEVSGYQNVRVERFVNRYAFRYWWRLAPAPGPVKRAVAKVAEATRVGGVRIRLNVGNSMASGVKPPSSP